A window of Sphingomonas astaxanthinifaciens DSM 22298 genomic DNA:
CCCGGGCGGCTTCCTATGACCAGCTCGTGATCCGCGCGGGCGCGGTGGCCCTGACGGATGGCGATGCCGCGACCGAGGGCCTGCGCCGGACCCTGGCGGAAGAGCATCGCGGGCTTGCGGCGCAACTGTCATTCGCGGGGCGGCGGCTGAACCTGCTACCCTCGCCGGTGCTGCTGGCCAACCACCAGGCGTGGCTCGACGAATTCGCCGCGGCGCCCACGCGGGCGGCCTACCTCCGGCTGATGCGGCGGGTGCACCAGAACAGCTATTCGATGCACGCCGGCTTCGCCGACCGCGGTGCGAGCCCGACCCTGCGCCCGGTTGCGCGCAACGCCGCCGATACCGAACGCCGTCATTTCGCCGCGCTTCGCTAGGGGCTGAGTCGCCCGATTGACTCCGTTCGCGGACTCGCGCGAATAAGAACAAAAGCAGAACAAGAACGTTGCGAGTCGTGTGGATCGAGGTTTTCGCCTGGTCGCCGGCGGCGGGAGCCGTGCGGCTTCTTCAACCGCCCTGTCGCAAAGCGATCGGGAGGCGGACCGCTCGGCGCAGCCGGGTGGTGGAGGGGCCCTTGCGCCATCGGCCACTCCGTCCCCATTCCGCGTTGCGGAACAGGGAGGAAGCATCCTCTCCGAACTGTTCGCTTCCTCGCCGCGCGATGCCGGCTGGACGGGCTTCGTGCTCGGCCAGCTCGACCCCGTGCGGCCCTTGCTCTGGGTGCAGGAACGGATGGCGATCCGCGAGGGCGGGCGGGTCCATGCGGCCGGGCTCGGAGCGTTCGGCCATGGGCTCATCCATGTCGAGGCAAGGGATTCCAGGGCGGCGCTGTGGGCGATGGAGGAGGGCCTCCGATGTCCGGCTTTAGGCGGGGTGATCGGCGAATTGTGGGGCGATTCCCCCGCGCTCGACTTCACCGCGACGCGGCGGCTGGCGGTGGCGGCGGAGCGCCACGGGGTCGCCTGCTGG
This region includes:
- a CDS encoding ImuA family protein → MLGQLDPVRPLLWVQERMAIREGGRVHAAGLGAFGHGLIHVEARDSRAALWAMEEGLRCPALGGVIGELWGDSPALDFTATRRLAVAAERHGVACWLVRLQGNANLSGARERWRLGSAPSQAHPFDPKAPGAARWQAELFRSRRRLPGTWVVGDDAPDLLAVAAELGDRALGQSHRRA